From the Lathyrus oleraceus cultivar Zhongwan6 chromosome 4, CAAS_Psat_ZW6_1.0, whole genome shotgun sequence genome, one window contains:
- the LOC127076113 gene encoding protein TILLER ANGLE CONTROL 1 — protein MKIFNWVHKRFHHNNTPNDGFGSNMKKNESTMNNKNDNQALLKQVALTDMLGGWNDGILTIGTLGYDPMKSINNHQDYYSLESEKQYDFVDDDDDDESFYNAEQEELNPLINITLDENNNSEDVVCENHDDVDDVNATKEKEIMMIENFKETVDVPPPPMIFHEIIDANDVEADQKKRITLADLFLADSDLKMKLDYPKAKVLNESSEKPNLKPKNGFSFAKKIIPLVRDNAHPIKDIKKLMKKMLKRKIHPDLDVKNHKAEGINIDNHMNEGNGSSYFIPI, from the exons ATGGATTTGGATCTAACATGAAAAAGAATGAATCTACAATGAACAACAAAAATGATAATCAAGCTTTGTTGAAACAAGTTGCTTTGACCGATATGCTTGGTGGTTGGAATGATGGAATTCTAACCATCGGAACTCTTGGCTATGATCCAATGAAATCAATCAACAATCACCAAGATTACTATTCTTTGGAATCTGAAAAACAATATGATTTCGTCGACGATGACGATGACGATGAAAGTTTCTATAATGCTGAACAAGAGGAACTCAATCCATTGATCAACATTACATTGGATGAGAACAACAACTCCGAGGATGTTGTTTGTGAAAACcatgatgatgttgatgatgtcAATGCTACAAAAGAGAAAGAAATCATGATGATTGAGAACTTTAAGGAAACTGTTGATGTTCCTCCTCCACCTATGATTTTTCATGAAATCATTGATGCAAATGATGTGGAAGCTGATCAAAAGAAAAGGATCACTTTAGCTGATCTATTCCTTGCTGATTCTGATCTTAAGATGAAACTTGATTATCCTAAAGCAAAAGTCTTGAATGAGTCAAGTGAAAAACCAAACCTTAAACCAAAAAATGGATTTTCTTTTGCTAAGAAGATCATTCCTCTTGTTAGGGACAATGCACATCCAATCAAAGACATCAAGAAA CTGATGAAGAAGATGTTAAAGAGGAAAATTCATCCAGATCTTGATGTCAAGAATCACAAAGCAGAAGGAATCAATATTGATAACCACATGAATGAAGGCAATGGCTCAAGCTATTTTATCCCAATTTAA